One genomic region from Aerosakkonema funiforme FACHB-1375 encodes:
- a CDS encoding reverse transcriptase domain-containing protein yields MNTAIKPMYGWETIDWAKVQRQVFKLQKRIYRASIRGDVKTVRSLQRLLTKSWYAKLVAIRRVTQNNWEKNMFGLGGLAKLTNHQKINLAKKLRFNDKSQSARRVLIRQLGKDEKKPLGILTIAERAKQALLKLALEPEWEARFEPNSYGFRPGRSYHDAIAAIYNSIVQQPKYVLDARIEKRFDRIDHEKLLSKLQTTPTFRRQIKAWLKSGIMNGKEVFPTDEESLQGAIISPLLANIALHGLEDMLQKKFINRIANDRNRKVTLVRYADDFVLMDECLEVVLEAKQLIEEWLMEMGLALKQSQTLITHTFKKYDGNVGFDFLGFNVRQYPCSAKQSGLDGETKSKRGHKTLIKPSKEAIDRHLASLDELLAKNCKSSQTEVINALNSVIVRWAAYYSTVANSRTYKYMDNAMYQKLFAWAKRRRSKGRNNTKLVSHYWGVNRGLGWRFMTSDNRYILERYRDTKIEIYVKVKGGRSPYDGDFQYWSDRLSQHPTPLNVAVITPLERRYRY; encoded by the coding sequence ATGAACACGGCGATAAAGCCGATGTATGGATGGGAAACGATCGACTGGGCAAAAGTCCAGCGACAAGTTTTCAAGCTCCAAAAGAGAATCTATCGAGCCTCTATTCGTGGTGATGTAAAGACAGTTCGCTCTCTACAAAGGCTGTTGACTAAATCTTGGTATGCCAAGTTGGTAGCAATCAGAAGAGTCACGCAGAATAACTGGGAAAAGAATATGTTTGGTTTGGGTGGTTTAGCTAAACTAACCAATCACCAGAAAATTAACTTAGCCAAAAAGCTGCGATTCAATGACAAATCTCAATCAGCTAGACGGGTATTGATTCGCCAACTCGGAAAGGATGAGAAAAAACCGCTTGGTATACTAACGATCGCAGAACGAGCAAAGCAAGCCCTATTAAAACTGGCGCTAGAACCAGAATGGGAGGCTCGCTTTGAGCCAAACAGTTATGGTTTTAGGCCCGGACGGTCATACCACGATGCTATAGCCGCCATCTATAACAGTATTGTTCAACAACCAAAATATGTTTTAGATGCGCGTATAGAGAAGCGCTTTGACCGGATTGACCATGAAAAACTACTCTCCAAGCTGCAAACTACTCCGACATTCAGACGACAGATTAAAGCATGGCTCAAATCTGGGATTATGAATGGTAAGGAAGTATTTCCGACAGATGAAGAAAGCTTACAGGGAGCGATAATATCTCCCTTGCTGGCAAACATTGCCCTTCACGGTTTGGAAGATATGCTACAAAAAAAATTCATCAATAGGATCGCAAACGATCGGAACCGAAAAGTGACATTAGTTCGATATGCCGATGATTTTGTCCTCATGGATGAATGCTTGGAAGTAGTTCTGGAAGCCAAACAGCTAATAGAAGAATGGTTGATGGAGATGGGGTTAGCCCTTAAACAATCTCAAACCCTAATTACCCATACTTTCAAAAAATATGATGGAAATGTAGGGTTTGATTTTCTGGGATTCAATGTCAGACAATACCCGTGCAGTGCTAAACAAAGCGGTTTGGACGGCGAAACCAAAAGCAAACGAGGGCATAAAACGCTCATTAAACCCAGTAAAGAAGCGATCGATCGCCACTTGGCAAGCCTGGACGAATTGCTTGCCAAAAATTGTAAATCCAGTCAGACAGAAGTAATTAATGCTCTCAATTCTGTAATTGTAAGATGGGCAGCATATTACTCTACAGTGGCGAACAGTCGCACTTACAAGTACATGGATAATGCGATGTATCAGAAGTTGTTTGCTTGGGCTAAACGCCGAAGAAGCAAAGGACGGAACAATACAAAGCTAGTCTCGCATTACTGGGGAGTCAACAGAGGGTTAGGCTGGCGGTTCATGACTTCAGACAATCGATATATCCTAGAAAGATATCGGGATACAAAGATTGAAATCTACGTCAAAGTTAAAGGTGGAAGAAGCCCTTATGATGGCGACTTCCAGTACTGGAGCGATCGTCTCAGCCAACATCCCACACCACTTAATGTAGCTGTCATAACACCATTGGAGCGGAGGTACCGTTACTAG
- the ribD gene encoding bifunctional diaminohydroxyphosphoribosylaminopyrimidine deaminase/5-amino-6-(5-phosphoribosylamino)uracil reductase RibD: MNNEEFDRAMMLRCLELARLALGQTAPNPLVGSVIVRAGEIVGEGYHPGAGHPHAEIFALRQAGELAKGATLYVNLEPCNHYGRTPPCSEALIAAGVGKVVVGTIDPDPRVSGGGIERLRSAGIEVVVGIEADACRQLNEAFIHRVLYRRPFGILKFATTVDGKIATTTGDSVWITDTNARTQVHKLRAACDAVIVGGNTVRRDNPHLTTHQTEGHNPLRVVMSRTLNLPEQAYLWQTAEAATLVLTAKGANPDFQQFLLKRGVEVVELDSLRPAIALSYLYERGLLSVLWECGGTLAARAIAEGTVQKILAFIAPKIVGGTSAPTPVADLGFTKMSQALTLERVSWQTVGQDCLMEGYLPAQIWANV, from the coding sequence ATGAACAATGAAGAATTCGATCGGGCGATGATGCTGAGATGCTTGGAACTGGCTCGTTTAGCTCTAGGACAAACTGCGCCCAATCCTTTGGTTGGTTCGGTAATTGTCAGAGCAGGTGAGATTGTCGGGGAAGGGTATCATCCGGGAGCGGGTCATCCTCACGCCGAAATTTTTGCGCTCAGGCAAGCAGGCGAACTGGCTAAAGGTGCGACTCTGTATGTTAATTTGGAGCCGTGCAATCACTACGGACGGACGCCGCCTTGTTCGGAAGCGTTGATCGCAGCTGGGGTGGGTAAGGTGGTGGTGGGTACGATCGATCCCGATCCGCGAGTGTCTGGGGGCGGAATCGAGCGTTTGCGATCGGCTGGTATTGAAGTGGTAGTGGGAATCGAAGCGGATGCTTGTCGCCAACTGAATGAAGCTTTTATACATCGCGTTCTGTATCGCCGCCCTTTTGGAATTTTGAAATTTGCTACGACCGTGGATGGTAAAATTGCCACGACCACCGGCGACAGTGTTTGGATAACGGACACAAATGCTCGCACCCAGGTACACAAGCTGCGGGCTGCTTGCGATGCTGTAATTGTGGGTGGCAATACGGTTCGTCGAGACAATCCCCACTTAACTACTCATCAAACAGAGGGGCACAATCCTTTGCGAGTTGTGATGAGTCGAACGCTGAATTTGCCGGAGCAAGCTTACCTATGGCAGACGGCAGAAGCTGCTACTTTGGTTTTGACTGCAAAAGGAGCTAATCCAGATTTTCAGCAGTTTCTGCTCAAACGCGGTGTGGAGGTGGTGGAATTGGATTCGCTCAGACCTGCGATCGCCCTGTCATACTTGTATGAGCGGGGTTTACTTTCGGTGTTGTGGGAATGTGGAGGTACTTTGGCTGCACGAGCGATCGCAGAAGGAACCGTACAAAAAATTTTGGCTTTTATTGCCCCTAAAATCGTTGGTGGCACTTCTGCGCCAACACCTGTGGCAGATCTGGGATTCACTAAAATGAGCCAAGCGCTTACTTTAGAACGAGTCAGCTGGCAAACTGTCGGTCAAGATTGCTTGATGGAAGGTTATTTACCTGCACAGATATGGGCAAATGTTTGA
- the murI gene encoding glutamate racemase: MTTDKIGVFDSGVGGLTVLRELYRQLPNESILYFGDTARLPYGNRTQAEILQFVREILNWMSVQGIKMVIMACNTSSALALEIVRSEFNFPILGVILPGARAAVSMGKRIGVIATPATAASSAYRHAIQEIDPNVQVWQVGCPAFVPLIEQNRINDPYTYEVAKEYLAPLLEQQIDTLVYGCTHYPHLAPVLRAILPRSVRTVDPAVHVVAAAAQELDILGMRSMAPPQPTRFCVSGEPNQFAQLSVQWLGCRPLVEQVCLPVSVPLQQVPLESLE; encoded by the coding sequence ATGACAACAGATAAAATAGGAGTTTTTGATAGCGGCGTTGGCGGTCTCACTGTGTTAAGAGAACTTTATCGACAACTGCCTAATGAATCGATTCTTTACTTCGGAGATACAGCGCGATTGCCGTATGGTAACCGCACTCAGGCAGAAATTTTGCAGTTTGTGCGCGAGATTCTCAACTGGATGTCTGTCCAAGGCATCAAAATGGTCATTATGGCTTGCAATACCAGTTCCGCTCTGGCGCTAGAAATTGTAAGATCTGAGTTCAATTTCCCGATATTAGGGGTTATTCTTCCCGGCGCTCGGGCTGCCGTAAGTATGGGCAAGCGGATTGGCGTTATTGCTACCCCTGCTACTGCGGCTAGTAGCGCGTACCGTCACGCTATCCAAGAAATTGACCCAAACGTTCAAGTCTGGCAAGTTGGTTGTCCGGCATTTGTACCTCTAATCGAGCAAAACCGCATTAATGACCCTTACACATATGAGGTGGCCAAGGAATACCTGGCTCCTTTATTAGAGCAGCAAATTGATACGCTGGTGTACGGCTGTACCCACTATCCCCATTTAGCACCCGTTTTGCGTGCCATTTTACCCCGTTCGGTACGTACAGTAGATCCGGCAGTACACGTTGTCGCTGCCGCAGCTCAAGAACTGGATATTTTAGGAATGAGAAGTATGGCTCCACCGCAACCTACACGTTTCTGCGTTAGCGGGGAGCCAAATCAATTTGCACAATTGTCAGTACAATGGCTGGGTTGCAGGCCACTTGTCGAACAGGTTTGCTTGCCTGTGTCTGTGCCGTTACAGCAAGTACCGCTGGAATCGTTGGAATGA
- the sds gene encoding solanesyl diphosphate synthase, producing MTSTTSLFSPVEADLRLLSENLKQLVGKRHPILSAAAEHLFGAGGKRLRPAIVLLISRATMPDGEITPRHRRLAEITEMIHTASLVHDDVVDESEVRRGVPTVHNLFGNRIAVLAGDFLFAQSSWYLANLDNLEVVKLLSQVIMDLAAGEIQQGLNSFDTNLSIEAYLQKSYYKTASLIANSAKAAACLSGLSAEMAENLYRYGRHIGLAFQVVDDILDFTGSTEVLGKPAGSDLKSGNLTAPAIFALEEKPYLEVLIEREFCKDEDLQQAIALINEGMGIERARELAAREARSAVEYLADLPPSEYRQALSDMAEYVLSRLY from the coding sequence ATGACCTCAACTACCTCCCTCTTTTCGCCTGTTGAAGCAGACCTACGTTTGCTGTCGGAGAACTTGAAACAGCTAGTTGGTAAGCGTCACCCTATCCTGTCTGCCGCAGCAGAACATTTGTTTGGAGCAGGGGGAAAACGCCTCAGACCTGCGATTGTGCTTCTGATTTCGCGGGCGACAATGCCAGATGGGGAAATTACTCCCCGTCATAGACGGTTGGCCGAGATTACGGAAATGATTCACACAGCTAGCCTAGTACACGATGATGTAGTGGACGAATCGGAAGTTCGTCGCGGGGTGCCTACAGTACACAACCTGTTTGGCAATCGCATCGCGGTACTGGCGGGAGATTTTCTCTTCGCGCAGTCTTCTTGGTATTTAGCCAACTTGGATAACTTGGAGGTTGTCAAATTACTGTCGCAGGTGATTATGGATTTGGCGGCAGGTGAAATTCAGCAAGGGCTGAATAGCTTCGACACAAATTTATCGATCGAAGCTTATCTACAAAAAAGTTACTACAAAACTGCCTCCCTGATTGCCAATAGTGCCAAAGCAGCGGCTTGCTTAAGTGGGCTTTCGGCTGAAATGGCAGAAAATTTATATCGCTACGGGCGTCATATCGGTTTGGCGTTCCAAGTAGTTGATGACATCTTGGATTTCACTGGTTCTACAGAAGTTTTGGGCAAACCTGCCGGTTCGGATCTCAAAAGCGGTAATTTGACTGCGCCGGCCATATTTGCTCTGGAAGAGAAACCCTACTTGGAGGTGCTGATCGAACGAGAATTTTGTAAGGATGAGGATTTGCAACAAGCGATCGCTTTAATCAATGAAGGTATGGGTATTGAGCGTGCCCGCGAATTAGCTGCCAGAGAAGCTCGCTCTGCTGTTGAGTATCTTGCCGATTTACCGCCCTCTGAGTATCGCCAAGCCTTAAGCGATATGGCTGAGTATGTTTTGAGTCGGCTGTACTAG
- a CDS encoding rod shape-determining protein, which yields MGIDLGTANTLVYVSGKGIVLQEPSVVAIDKDTMEPLAVGEEAKKMLGRCPGNVVALRPLRDGVIADFDTAELMLKAFIRRVNEGRALVSPRIVIGIPSGVTGVERRAVMDAALQAGARDVRLIDEPVAAAIGAGLPVAEPTGNMIIDIGGGTTEVAVLSLQGTVISESVRVAGDELNDSIVQYMKKVHNLVVGERTAEEIKIQIASAYPTNADEDQIMEVRGLHLLSGLPRTVTIKGPEIRESMSEPLAVIVDAVKRTLERTPPELAADIIDRGIMLAGGGALLKGLDTLISHETGIVVHVAADPLSCVVLGTGRVLENIKQLDRVFSGRSRNL from the coding sequence ATGGGTATCGACCTCGGTACCGCTAACACACTGGTTTATGTATCTGGGAAGGGTATTGTTCTTCAAGAACCTTCTGTAGTGGCCATTGATAAAGATACGATGGAGCCGCTAGCAGTGGGCGAAGAGGCGAAAAAAATGCTGGGCCGCTGTCCTGGCAATGTAGTTGCTCTTCGTCCCTTACGGGATGGCGTGATTGCCGATTTCGATACCGCAGAGCTAATGCTGAAAGCATTTATCCGGCGGGTGAACGAAGGAAGAGCTTTAGTTTCACCAAGAATTGTGATTGGCATTCCCAGTGGCGTAACTGGAGTAGAACGGCGAGCTGTTATGGATGCAGCGCTTCAAGCCGGTGCGAGGGATGTCCGTTTGATTGACGAACCGGTAGCGGCAGCTATTGGTGCTGGACTACCTGTAGCGGAACCTACGGGTAATATGATTATCGACATTGGCGGCGGTACAACAGAAGTAGCTGTTTTGAGCTTGCAGGGTACTGTGATCAGCGAATCGGTAAGGGTCGCTGGCGACGAGCTGAATGATTCGATCGTTCAGTACATGAAAAAAGTTCACAATCTGGTAGTAGGGGAACGCACTGCTGAGGAAATTAAGATTCAGATTGCCTCTGCTTACCCAACAAATGCTGATGAAGACCAAATTATGGAAGTCCGAGGTTTACATCTACTTTCGGGTCTGCCGCGAACTGTGACAATTAAAGGGCCGGAAATCCGCGAAAGTATGTCGGAACCTCTGGCTGTGATTGTTGATGCTGTTAAGCGTACTTTGGAGCGCACTCCTCCGGAACTGGCAGCTGATATTATCGATCGCGGTATCATGCTGGCAGGGGGCGGTGCCTTACTGAAAGGTTTGGATACTTTGATCAGCCACGAAACCGGCATTGTCGTACACGTGGCAGCAGATCCCTTGAGTTGTGTTGTTTTGGGCACAGGTCGAGTGTTAGAAAATATCAAGCAGCTGGATAGAGTATTCAGCGGTCGCTCTCGCAACCTGTAA
- a CDS encoding N-acetylmuramoyl-L-alanine amidase, with product MKFHWLLPSTFLSLVLLSSPALAGRLQSWRFDADRNRLVFTTDSSVQPKAQLLFNPTRLVIDLPGTAFVRPTINQQLRGAMRQLRVGQLDPQTTRLVIELSPGYTLDPQQVKFQGISPRQWLVQLPTPIRSDEQTSSASVSLGSPEATASATSDSVAQIQDVQVTPDGFFIRTSGPNPEVKVRRSGDRDTIDIYLEGAALSSELTLKDLSVNRNGVSRIQISQVQNTPPIARLTLRVDKDSPDWQARISNLGGIVVLPTLGQESSSERRSDDRLATVQSVEVSGNQLLVRANQPFTYTSGWDQSSGAYRITIPAAKLAERVREPESNANSPVLRVRLRQQDPSTVVVLVLPASGVQIGEINQPSPQLLALPLRGSRREIVVPPPNRTTFSVPDSVPDYPRNERPRPRDGRVLVMIDPGHGGKDAGAIGIGGLQEKDVILPISQEVARLLQRQGIQVVMTRNDDYFVDLAPRVQMARRENADLFVSIHANAIDMTRPDISGLETYYYGSSESERLARTIHNSILQNIDIPDRRVRQARFYVLRHNPMPAVLVEVGFVTGAQDAPRLASPAYQRRMAEAIARGILQYLQQSY from the coding sequence GTGAAATTTCACTGGCTACTACCCAGTACATTTTTGAGCCTAGTTCTACTGTCCTCTCCAGCCTTGGCGGGCAGACTGCAATCGTGGCGTTTTGATGCCGATCGAAATCGGTTGGTCTTCACAACGGACAGTAGCGTTCAACCGAAAGCGCAATTGCTTTTCAATCCCACACGTTTGGTGATCGATTTGCCCGGTACCGCTTTCGTGCGCCCGACGATAAATCAGCAACTGAGGGGGGCAATGCGACAGTTGCGGGTGGGGCAGTTAGATCCTCAAACGACTCGTCTGGTGATTGAATTAAGCCCAGGTTACACGCTAGACCCACAGCAGGTAAAATTCCAGGGAATTTCGCCCAGGCAGTGGTTGGTGCAGCTGCCAACCCCGATTCGCTCGGACGAGCAAACGAGCAGTGCTTCTGTTTCTCTTGGTTCGCCGGAAGCCACGGCATCTGCGACGTCTGATTCAGTGGCTCAAATCCAGGATGTACAGGTAACGCCCGATGGTTTTTTTATCCGCACCTCCGGTCCCAACCCAGAGGTGAAGGTGAGGCGAAGTGGAGATCGGGACACGATCGATATTTACCTCGAAGGCGCAGCTTTGTCTTCCGAACTGACGTTAAAAGACTTATCGGTAAACCGTAATGGCGTCAGCAGGATTCAGATCAGTCAAGTACAAAACACACCACCGATCGCCCGCCTGACTTTGCGGGTGGACAAAGACAGCCCGGATTGGCAGGCTCGGATCAGCAATTTAGGTGGAATTGTAGTGTTACCGACACTGGGGCAGGAGTCATCATCCGAGCGCAGGAGTGACGATCGACTCGCCACCGTCCAATCTGTGGAAGTGAGCGGCAATCAACTTTTAGTCAGAGCAAATCAGCCGTTTACTTACACAAGTGGCTGGGATCAATCGTCTGGTGCTTACCGCATCACTATTCCTGCCGCTAAACTAGCCGAGCGGGTGAGGGAACCGGAATCAAATGCAAACAGTCCGGTGTTGCGGGTGCGGCTGCGCCAGCAAGACCCTTCCACAGTTGTAGTTCTGGTGTTACCTGCCTCTGGGGTGCAGATTGGCGAAATCAATCAACCTTCACCTCAACTCTTGGCTCTGCCCTTACGAGGCTCAAGGCGGGAAATTGTCGTTCCGCCTCCCAACCGCACTACTTTTTCTGTGCCGGACTCAGTTCCAGATTATCCCAGAAATGAGCGCCCTCGTCCTCGCGATGGCAGAGTTTTAGTGATGATAGATCCGGGACACGGTGGAAAAGATGCGGGTGCGATCGGTATTGGTGGATTGCAAGAGAAAGACGTGATCTTGCCTATATCGCAAGAAGTGGCGAGGTTGCTCCAACGACAGGGTATTCAGGTCGTGATGACCCGGAACGATGACTACTTCGTTGACCTTGCACCCAGAGTACAAATGGCTAGGCGGGAGAATGCGGACTTATTTGTTAGCATCCACGCCAATGCGATCGATATGACCCGTCCCGATATTAGCGGACTGGAGACCTACTATTACGGCAGTAGCGAAAGCGAACGACTAGCTCGGACTATCCACAATAGCATCCTCCAGAATATAGATATTCCAGATCGGAGGGTGCGACAGGCCAGATTTTACGTTCTTAGGCACAATCCCATGCCTGCGGTTTTGGTGGAAGTTGGTTTTGTAACAGGGGCACAAGATGCTCCCAGGCTGGCTTCCCCAGCTTACCAGAGGCGAATGGCAGAGGCGATCGCTCGTGGTATTCTCCAATACCTACAACAAAGTTACTAA
- the mreC gene encoding rod shape-determining protein MreC: MYTLRRWWDRNWLQMTLVGTVLTAAWIVKQTQGAAIFETYQLVTRPFQSNPPKAEILADAKSLELQARLEEAQSQNRKLQELLGYVSAQKSKGIVAPVVGRSADAWWQQITVGRGSQAGIKQGYIVTSTGGLVGRVIGVTKNTSQVLLISDASSRVGVSISRSRYMGVMRGQSGDRAVIQFFERVPDVRKGDVVATSSVSQFPSGVPVGRVESVNLSQSPAPEATIVLSAPTSYLEWVVIYPSD, translated from the coding sequence ATGTACACGCTACGTCGCTGGTGGGATCGTAATTGGTTACAAATGACCCTGGTTGGAACAGTTCTCACAGCTGCCTGGATCGTCAAACAAACTCAGGGTGCAGCAATTTTTGAGACTTACCAATTGGTGACCCGTCCTTTCCAATCCAATCCGCCGAAAGCAGAAATTCTGGCAGATGCCAAAAGTTTGGAACTGCAAGCGCGGTTAGAAGAAGCCCAAAGTCAAAATCGCAAACTGCAAGAGCTTTTGGGATATGTATCTGCCCAAAAATCGAAAGGGATTGTAGCTCCTGTGGTTGGTCGAAGTGCGGATGCCTGGTGGCAACAGATTACTGTGGGCCGGGGCTCTCAAGCGGGAATAAAACAAGGCTATATTGTCACATCTACCGGCGGTTTGGTAGGCCGGGTGATCGGTGTGACTAAAAATACTAGCCAGGTGTTATTAATTAGCGATGCCAGCAGTCGTGTTGGCGTTAGTATCAGCCGCAGTCGCTATATGGGTGTAATGCGCGGTCAGTCAGGAGACCGAGCGGTAATTCAATTCTTTGAAAGAGTTCCAGATGTCCGCAAAGGTGATGTGGTCGCTACCTCATCAGTAAGTCAGTTTCCGTCAGGTGTGCCTGTGGGACGTGTGGAATCGGTGAATCTCAGCCAAAGCCCCGCTCCTGAAGCTACGATCGTACTTTCAGCACCCACAAGTTACTTGGAGTGGGTGGTTATTTATCCAAGTGATTGA
- the mreD gene encoding rod shape-determining protein MreD, with protein MTSYRSSSQKYHRWLDISKWHPTNRKVINALVTLGSVLLCLLFLLARLPGMELLGFGPDWLLIWVVAWSVKRSPISGAIAGVCLGLIQDGMTAPYPSHAISLACAGILTACLKKQRYVEEDFISVALIVFGMAILLETVFALQFTTMSDRNMAEVWTEHQRIALASAILSSLWAPVLYYPLNRWWKKVNWQES; from the coding sequence ATGACCAGTTACCGCTCTTCATCTCAAAAATATCATCGCTGGCTTGATATCTCTAAATGGCATCCCACCAACCGTAAAGTTATCAATGCGCTCGTCACTCTTGGCTCAGTTTTATTGTGTTTGCTTTTCTTGCTGGCTCGATTACCGGGAATGGAATTATTGGGATTCGGGCCTGATTGGTTGTTGATTTGGGTGGTTGCTTGGAGCGTAAAGCGCAGTCCCATATCAGGAGCGATCGCAGGTGTGTGTTTGGGGCTGATTCAAGATGGGATGACGGCACCTTATCCTTCTCATGCAATTAGTCTCGCTTGTGCGGGAATTTTGACCGCTTGCCTTAAAAAACAACGATATGTGGAAGAAGATTTTATTTCGGTGGCGTTAATTGTTTTTGGCATGGCGATACTGTTAGAAACGGTTTTTGCGCTTCAGTTCACAACTATGAGCGATCGCAATATGGCTGAAGTTTGGACGGAACATCAGCGCATTGCGCTGGCATCAGCTATTCTAAGCAGTCTCTGGGCTCCAGTTCTTTACTATCCGCTCAATCGTTGGTGGAAAAAAGTAAACTGGCAGGAGTCGTAG
- the hetZ gene encoding heterocyst differentiation protein HetZ, with amino-acid sequence MPQQQRAWERSASVEAIFELLFAELKQSTRASEQNCREVAARIATEVTRICNESKRIQALGAVETWATKLARHRLQQCLNYYKLGSTAGRVELHSTLSAIVYRYITPPGASSIYENRLTLIEDFLQGFYVEALSAFRREGAMCQLAPTSPTYRPETLLELAEFLAFTERYAKRRIRLSHNRTQQLVILRAQAFVQKQPPETSVDMEQAAEGGTSESEASWDEALVQQVRQVMGAQEDAPNQEDSLRQSVIDELMAYLQERQQEDCADYFALRLQDLNTQEIEAIMGLTQRQRDYLQQRFKYHLIRFALLHRWELVHEWLEADIERNLGLVPQQWQTFLASLEPEQLSLLELKQKKLSDREISRNLGWTVTQIQKQWFKLLEKAWDLRNSFVSGSGASTDEQRHRSLP; translated from the coding sequence TTGCCTCAACAACAACGAGCTTGGGAGAGATCTGCTAGCGTGGAGGCTATCTTTGAGCTGCTGTTCGCCGAACTTAAGCAGTCCACCCGTGCTTCAGAGCAAAATTGCCGCGAAGTCGCAGCGCGTATAGCAACGGAAGTAACCCGAATTTGTAATGAAAGTAAGCGCATCCAAGCGCTGGGCGCTGTCGAAACTTGGGCTACAAAGCTTGCCCGTCATCGTTTACAGCAATGCCTCAACTATTACAAGCTGGGGTCTACCGCTGGACGGGTAGAATTACACAGTACTCTGAGTGCGATTGTCTATCGTTACATTACACCACCTGGAGCGTCATCAATCTATGAAAATCGGCTGACTTTAATAGAAGATTTCTTACAGGGATTTTATGTGGAAGCATTGAGTGCCTTTCGCCGGGAAGGAGCTATGTGCCAGCTTGCCCCTACAAGTCCAACTTATCGACCGGAAACTCTGTTAGAGTTAGCGGAATTTCTGGCTTTTACAGAGCGTTACGCTAAGCGACGGATTCGCTTGTCGCATAACCGGACTCAGCAGCTAGTAATTTTGCGGGCACAAGCGTTTGTGCAAAAGCAACCGCCGGAAACCTCGGTGGATATGGAACAGGCGGCTGAGGGGGGAACGTCAGAATCAGAAGCAAGCTGGGATGAAGCTTTGGTGCAGCAAGTGCGGCAAGTGATGGGGGCTCAAGAAGATGCTCCCAATCAGGAAGATTCGCTGCGCCAGTCTGTAATTGACGAGCTGATGGCCTACTTACAAGAACGTCAGCAGGAAGATTGTGCCGACTACTTTGCGCTGCGGCTGCAAGACCTCAATACGCAAGAAATTGAAGCGATAATGGGTTTAACCCAGCGTCAGCGGGATTACTTGCAACAGCGTTTTAAATACCATTTGATTCGTTTCGCTCTATTGCATCGGTGGGAACTGGTGCATGAGTGGTTGGAAGCAGATATAGAAAGAAATCTGGGCCTCGTCCCCCAGCAATGGCAAACTTTCCTGGCGAGTCTGGAGCCTGAGCAACTGAGCTTGCTGGAATTGAAACAAAAAAAACTGTCCGATCGAGAAATATCTCGAAATTTAGGGTGGACGGTTACGCAGATTCAGAAGCAGTGGTTTAAGCTTCTAGAAAAAGCCTGGGATCTTCGTAATTCATTCGTGTCCGGATCGGGTGCATCGACTGATGAACAGAGACATAGAAGCCTTCCCTGA